The following are from one region of the Salvelinus alpinus chromosome 16, SLU_Salpinus.1, whole genome shotgun sequence genome:
- the LOC139541237 gene encoding putative nuclease HARBI1 encodes MKAQNCVFLSALTMACPFVRDVVDEEALVLRRAFRRERVFRDRLDPLAFPDDHLYERYRFSADGIRYLCRLLGPRIKHRTARSHALSVEQMVCVALRFFASGAFLYSVGDAEQLNKATICRTIRSVCLAIKALADVFISFPGHRRLCDIKEEFYRIAGFPNVIGAVDCTHIRIKAPSGAHEADFVNRKSFHSINVQMVCNADCVISNVVAKWPGSVHDSRIFRASEIYQCLSQGEFSGVLLGDRGYGCQPFLLTPFTDPQEAQQAYNHAHARTRARVEMTFGLLKARFHCLHKLRVSPVRACDITVACAVLHNVACLRKERAPRVPPAMDWDNPAIFPDDDSGRLLRDQYVLNYFS; translated from the exons atgaaggcccaaaattgtgtgttcctttctgctctgacaatggcatgcccattcgtgcgagatgtggtggatgaagaagcacttgtgctgaggagagccttcaggcgagaaagggtcttcagggaccggttggacccactggccttccctgatgaccatctatatgaaagatacaggttttctgcagatggcatcaggtatctatgcagactactgggtcccaggattaagcaccgcactgcacggagccatgcactgagtgtggagcaaatggtttgtgtggccttgcgcttttttgctagtggagccttcctgtactcagtgggggatgcagaacagctgaacaaggccacaatttgccgcacaataaggagtgtgtgtctggctatcaaagcattagcagatgtcttcatctccttccctggccacagaagactctgtgacatcaaagaggagttctataggattgcag gtttccccaatgtcattggtgcagtggactgcacacacataaggataaaagccccctcaggtgcccatgaggccgattttgtgaataggaaatcctttcacagcattaatgttcag atggtctgcaatgctgactgtgtgatcagcaatgttgtggcaaaatggcctggctcagtccatgactccagaatctttcgggcctctgaaatctatcagtgcctatcacaag gtgaattctctggtgtgttgctgggagacagggggtatggctgccagccttttctcctgacacctttcacagacccccaggaagcacagcaggcctacaaccatgcccatgccaggaccagggccagagttgaaatgacctttggcctcctgaaggcacgctttcactgccttcacaaattaagggtcagccctgttagggcatgtgatattactgtggcttgtgctgtcctccacaatgtggcctgcctgaggaaggagagggcccccagagtgccaccagccatggactgggacaatccggcaatcttccctgatgacgacagtggtcggctgctgagggaccaatatgtgttgaattattttagttag
- the faslg gene encoding tumor necrosis factor ligand superfamily member 6, which yields MSGTQGYIYPQVFLVDRSGGPQPSVQPPGLVPCWSFPPAQERVREQGRARGCRGVGSWSLVVALLFLLLLVFGALGLGAYQIHRLQTQLDGIQQVNIESQGCVPEKLVGDLPESDPDTGKKASRPAAHVIGRIEKDVSQNTLRWEPKAGRAFTEGGVVYRDGGLQVNETGLYHIYSRVQFEANHCTPTDALVHSVFVRRPWSSKPLTLIESHREGYCSSGSNGRVWTSGSYLGSTLQLEKQDWVYVNVSHPAMLSHTHHANLFGLHKI from the exons ATGAGCGGTACCCAGGGCTATATATACCCCCAGGTGTTTCTAGTGGACCGCAGTGGAGGTCCACAGCCGTCGGTCCAACCTCCAGGCCTGGTACCTTGCTGGTCCTTCCCTCCTGCCCAGGAGAGGGTAAGGGAGCAGGGCAGGGCCAGGGGCTGCAGGGGGGTTGGCTCCTGGAGCCTGGTTGTGGCTTTGCTGTTTCTGCTGCTGCTGGTGTTTGGGGCTCTGGGGCTGGGAGCCTACCAGATACACAGGCTACAGACTCAACTGGATGGGATACAACAG GTTAACATTGAGAGCCAAGGTTGTGTGCCTGAGAAGCTAGTGGGTGACCTTCCAGAGTCTGATCCAGACACAGGGAAGAAGGCCAGCAGACCTGCAGCACACGTTATAG GCCGTATCGAGAAGGATGTTTCCCAGAATACCTTGCGTTGGGAGCCCAAGGCAGGGCGGGCCTTCACAGAGGGAGGCGTGGTCTATCGGGATGGTGGTCTGCAGGTCAACGAGACTGGGCTCTACCACATCTACTCCcgggtgcagtttgaggccaatCACTGCACCCCTACAGATGCCTTGGTTCACTCTGTGTTTGTGAGGAGGCCCTGGAGCTCCAAGCCTCTCACCTTGATAGAGTCGCACAGGGAGGGCTACTGCAGCTCAGGCTCTAATGGGCGTGTCTGGACCTCTGGGAGTTACCTGGGCTCCACATTGCAGCTGGAGAAGCAGGACTGGGTCTATGTGAACGTCTCCCACCCAGCCATGCTCAGCCACACTCATCATGCCAACCTCTTTGGACTCCACAAGATCTAG